Proteins from one Erysipelothrix larvae genomic window:
- a CDS encoding chorismate mutase — protein MTELEKYRDQIDALDEQLIALFEERMNVARGVGEYKKERGLPILNAEREAIVIEKNVARVKDESLKEVAKVFLQTMMDLSKEVQKHLMED, from the coding sequence ATGACTGAATTAGAAAAATATCGGGATCAAATTGATGCATTAGATGAACAGTTAATTGCGTTGTTTGAAGAACGAATGAACGTAGCACGTGGGGTTGGTGAATACAAGAAAGAACGCGGATTACCAATTCTTAATGCAGAGCGTGAAGCAATTGTAATTGAGAAAAATGTTGCGCGAGTTAAGGATGAATCCTTGAAAGAGGTTGCAAAGGTTTTCTTGCAAACAATGATGGATTTATCAAAAGAAGTACAAAAGCATCTTATGGAAGATTAA
- a CDS encoding DNA glycosylase AlkZ-like family protein, protein MEHYTKAQIRRFLVSYHGLDTLDAFGTNKEGILNFFEHITSIQNDPLNVVGKNAELVLHARFNGDVRGMLYDLLYNDKKLVDGFDKESSIHLMKEWKKYTYVKDALATMDLKVLENRGYHDALDAMEDIYNQFIPGSEFTSKDFNAGSGAKHSWWSTSYANCILHHLWCRDKIGISSRKKTVRLFARIEDVVPMEILNEPTLSFDEFFEWYVLRRIKQQGLYWLKKGAGWQGFYMRDMKKVQQVVNQAVADGRLTEIMIEDIHRPFYIHTQDYHRMLEIIDTPLEKPQLRFIAPLDNFIWDRPLIKLLFDFEYSWEVYVPKDKRKYGYYVLPILYGDTFIGRVEPNQNKAKAFIIENLWFEDKKYETKKMMKLIESEIKRHNRNFNVQ, encoded by the coding sequence ATGGAACACTATACAAAAGCACAAATTCGCCGTTTCCTGGTATCCTATCATGGACTGGATACATTAGATGCATTTGGAACAAACAAAGAAGGCATCCTAAACTTCTTTGAACACATCACTTCAATCCAAAATGACCCCCTCAATGTCGTAGGCAAGAATGCAGAACTGGTCTTACATGCGCGCTTTAATGGGGATGTAAGAGGGATGTTGTATGATTTACTCTATAATGATAAGAAACTCGTGGATGGCTTTGATAAGGAATCATCGATTCACCTTATGAAGGAATGGAAGAAATACACCTATGTCAAGGATGCATTAGCAACCATGGATCTAAAGGTGCTGGAAAATCGTGGCTACCACGATGCCTTAGATGCGATGGAAGACATATACAATCAATTTATCCCAGGCTCAGAATTCACATCCAAAGATTTCAACGCAGGCAGTGGCGCAAAGCATTCGTGGTGGTCCACCAGTTATGCAAACTGCATCCTGCATCATTTATGGTGTCGTGATAAAATTGGCATATCAAGTCGCAAGAAAACAGTGCGACTTTTTGCACGTATTGAAGATGTCGTTCCGATGGAAATATTGAATGAGCCAACCCTTAGTTTCGACGAATTCTTTGAATGGTATGTTTTAAGGCGCATCAAACAACAGGGCCTTTATTGGCTGAAAAAAGGAGCAGGATGGCAAGGGTTTTATATGCGCGATATGAAAAAAGTCCAACAGGTTGTGAATCAAGCCGTAGCAGATGGACGCCTTACAGAAATCATGATTGAGGACATTCACCGCCCCTTTTATATTCACACCCAAGATTATCATCGCATGCTAGAAATCATTGATACACCCCTTGAGAAACCACAATTGCGCTTCATAGCGCCCCTTGATAACTTTATTTGGGATCGCCCTTTGATTAAATTATTGTTTGATTTTGAGTATTCATGGGAAGTCTATGTACCCAAAGATAAACGAAAATATGGATATTATGTGCTCCCAATATTGTATGGTGATACCTTTATTGGAAGGGTTGAACCCAATCAAAACAAAGCCAAAGCGTTTATCATTGAGAATCTTTGGTTTGAAGATAAAAAATATGAGACGAAGAAGATGATGAAATTAATTGAGTCAGAAATCAAGCGTCATAATCGAAACTTTAATGTGCAGTAA
- the purB gene encoding adenylosuccinate lyase yields the protein MINRYSREEMAQLFSDENRFNAWLKVELLAAEAFSEMGVIPKEDVEALHKNATFKIDRIYEIELQTRHDVVAFTRAVSEHCGDEKKWVHYGLTSTDVVDTAYGYMYKQANDVLRKDLEAFRDVLKANALKYKDVPCIGRTHGIHADITSFGLKWALWTDEFNRHLKRFEMASKDIEAGKISGAVGNFANTDPFVQDYVCEKLGLQSTHISTQTLQRDRHAFYMATLALIASSIEKIGVEIRHLQRTEVSEAEEMFNKGQKGSSAMPHKRNPITSENMAGCARVIRGYMTPAFENIPLWHERDISHSSAERIIFPDAIILLDYMLNRYAKTLENIVVYPDKMMENINLTHGVIFAQRVMTRLIDVAGISREEAYDLVQPLSQKSYSEKISFNTLLHENDRVVELLGETGIDACFDLNFFLRNVDVIYQRVGI from the coding sequence ATGATAAATCGATATTCACGTGAAGAAATGGCACAGTTATTCTCAGATGAGAACCGATTCAATGCTTGGCTAAAAGTAGAACTACTTGCAGCAGAAGCATTCAGTGAAATGGGAGTGATTCCCAAGGAAGATGTTGAAGCGTTACACAAGAATGCAACCTTTAAGATTGACCGTATTTATGAAATAGAACTCCAAACACGCCATGATGTTGTGGCATTTACCCGTGCCGTATCAGAACATTGTGGTGATGAAAAGAAATGGGTTCACTATGGACTGACCAGTACCGATGTTGTGGATACAGCCTATGGGTACATGTATAAACAAGCCAACGATGTTTTACGAAAAGACCTTGAAGCATTCAGAGATGTTCTCAAAGCCAATGCACTCAAGTATAAAGATGTTCCATGCATTGGACGTACTCATGGGATTCATGCAGACATTACCAGTTTTGGATTAAAGTGGGCGTTATGGACGGACGAATTCAACCGGCATCTTAAACGTTTTGAGATGGCTTCAAAAGATATAGAAGCAGGTAAGATTAGTGGTGCTGTTGGGAATTTCGCAAATACAGATCCTTTTGTCCAAGATTATGTATGCGAGAAACTTGGCCTTCAATCAACCCATATTTCAACACAAACCTTACAACGTGACCGCCATGCATTTTATATGGCAACTCTAGCACTCATAGCATCATCCATTGAAAAGATTGGTGTAGAAATTCGTCATTTGCAACGCACTGAAGTATCAGAAGCTGAAGAAATGTTTAATAAGGGTCAAAAAGGATCCAGTGCGATGCCACATAAACGAAACCCAATCACCTCAGAAAACATGGCAGGGTGTGCACGGGTTATCCGTGGTTATATGACGCCTGCATTTGAAAATATCCCCTTATGGCATGAACGCGATATCTCACACTCATCTGCAGAACGAATCATCTTCCCAGATGCAATCATTCTATTAGACTATATGTTGAATCGTTATGCAAAGACGTTGGAAAATATCGTCGTCTATCCAGATAAAATGATGGAAAACATCAACTTAACCCATGGTGTTATCTTTGCCCAACGCGTCATGACACGTCTAATTGACGTTGCAGGTATATCACGTGAAGAGGCCTATGATCTTGTTCAACCACTCTCACAAAAATCATACAGTGAGAAGATAAGCTTCAACACACTCCTTCATGAAAATGACCGTGTTGTGGAGCTATTGGGAGAGACCGGCATTGACGCTTGCTTTGATTTAAACTTTTTCTTAAGAAATGTCGATGTCATTTATCAACGCGTCGGGATTTAA
- a CDS encoding DUF3427 domain-containing protein, which yields MELRNIEFISNDHVEGTKVLKVIRNEMAQCDRFDFSVAFITQGGLTMLANQLLSLQNRNIKGRILTSTYQHFNDPKVYEKLMSYPNIECRIYSLQDHHTKGYIFGHGDDCKVIIGSSNLTQAALAINREWNLEVSTKQNSKLVSDVESEFERMWHDAEILDTSWIEHYKKAYHESRIIETKLKAHFDTKEPFVVPNVMQSEALRNLDKLRSENVNKALLISATGTGKTYLSAFDVRNAKADKVLFIIHREQIARDAQRTFKHVLPDKTSGFITGSKKDYDKDIVFTTIQSISQDYNLHNFAPDHFDYIIYDEAHRSGANSYQKVMDYFTPKFTLGMSATPERSDMFNIFELFDYNIAYEIRLKDALQLNMLTPFHYFGVSDVTLNGEVIDDQASIAQLVSKHRVDAIIEKTTYYGYSGDRVKGLIFCSRNEEASKLSAALNQRGLRTVALCGADSQQYREHSIHRLTSNDGDLDYIITVDIFNEGIDIPQINQIVMLRPTQSATIFVQQLGRGLRKNASKDFVVVIDFVGNYKNNFLIPIALSGDKSMSKNTLRKFVMEGSSLIPGTSTIDFDEITKQRIYNAIDQTKLSSMHWLKKEYEALKSRIGRIPNLLDYEPNGSIDPQVIFSGTRYRSHYEFLNQGMKEDLDVLNELQHKLLAFVSMELSSGKRCAELKVLKTLCTHDSIPIQSLNQAMTLKQVQSILRVLTLEFLTDVEKKPYQNMTLITLEKDVIKKSQCLTEALTHPEFSKHFMDDLDYALLRHTTHFHNHDEVGFVVGQQYTRKDASWLLNWNTNQQSTIYGYKVDKASKTIPIFVTYSKSHDIVDSIDYDDHFLDREHFNWMSRNKRTLESQEIQSIINAQTLGYTLLLFVKRSDGEDKYFFYLGTLSVLDYEQTTIHANGSDLPIVRFTFKLNQMIKDDLYYYFIEG from the coding sequence ATGGAATTAAGAAACATAGAGTTTATATCTAATGATCATGTTGAGGGGACCAAGGTATTGAAAGTGATACGAAATGAGATGGCTCAATGCGATCGGTTTGACTTCAGCGTGGCCTTTATTACTCAAGGCGGACTCACAATGCTTGCAAACCAACTCCTCTCCCTTCAAAACCGTAATATAAAGGGACGCATTCTCACATCAACCTATCAACACTTTAATGACCCCAAAGTCTATGAAAAATTGATGTCCTATCCAAACATCGAATGTCGCATTTATTCACTTCAAGATCACCACACCAAAGGCTATATCTTTGGCCATGGTGATGATTGTAAGGTCATCATTGGCAGTTCAAATCTAACACAAGCGGCTTTAGCGATAAATCGGGAATGGAACCTTGAAGTATCCACAAAACAAAACTCAAAACTCGTCAGTGATGTAGAGTCCGAATTTGAACGAATGTGGCACGATGCTGAGATTTTGGATACATCATGGATTGAACACTATAAAAAGGCATACCACGAATCACGCATCATTGAAACGAAACTAAAGGCACACTTTGACACTAAAGAGCCGTTTGTTGTACCCAATGTTATGCAAAGTGAAGCGTTGAGAAACTTAGATAAATTACGCAGTGAAAACGTCAACAAAGCCTTGTTGATATCCGCAACAGGGACAGGTAAAACCTACCTCTCGGCTTTTGATGTAAGAAATGCGAAAGCAGATAAAGTCTTGTTTATCATACACCGTGAACAAATTGCGCGCGATGCACAACGAACCTTTAAACATGTCCTGCCCGATAAAACCAGCGGCTTTATCACAGGAAGTAAAAAAGACTATGATAAGGACATTGTGTTCACAACCATTCAATCAATCAGTCAAGATTATAACTTACATAACTTCGCACCGGATCATTTCGATTACATCATCTATGATGAAGCTCATCGCAGTGGTGCAAACTCTTACCAGAAAGTCATGGATTACTTCACACCAAAGTTTACCTTGGGCATGAGTGCAACCCCAGAACGCTCTGATATGTTTAATATCTTTGAATTGTTCGATTATAATATTGCCTATGAAATACGCCTGAAAGATGCACTTCAGCTCAACATGTTAACGCCGTTTCATTATTTTGGTGTCAGTGATGTGACCCTTAATGGGGAAGTGATTGATGACCAAGCAAGTATTGCACAGCTTGTCAGCAAACACCGCGTTGATGCGATTATTGAGAAAACCACGTATTATGGATATTCTGGAGACCGCGTGAAAGGGCTTATTTTCTGTAGTAGAAATGAAGAGGCATCCAAGCTCAGTGCTGCCTTAAATCAACGAGGACTCAGGACGGTTGCGCTGTGTGGGGCAGATAGCCAACAATATCGTGAACATTCGATCCATCGCTTAACATCAAACGATGGAGACTTGGATTATATCATTACAGTTGACATCTTTAATGAAGGGATTGATATTCCACAAATCAATCAAATTGTGATGCTTCGTCCCACTCAGTCCGCAACCATATTTGTCCAACAATTAGGACGCGGGTTAAGAAAAAATGCATCGAAAGATTTTGTAGTTGTGATTGATTTTGTTGGGAACTATAAAAATAATTTTCTAATTCCCATTGCCTTATCCGGTGATAAAAGCATGAGCAAAAACACCTTGCGTAAGTTTGTGATGGAAGGAAGCAGTCTTATACCAGGAACATCAACCATTGATTTTGATGAGATTACCAAACAACGCATCTATAATGCAATTGATCAAACAAAGTTGTCTTCGATGCATTGGTTGAAGAAAGAATATGAAGCACTCAAAAGTCGCATTGGACGGATTCCCAATCTATTAGACTATGAACCCAATGGGTCAATTGATCCCCAAGTGATATTCAGTGGAACCCGTTATCGCTCGCATTATGAGTTTTTAAACCAAGGGATGAAAGAAGACCTTGACGTACTGAATGAACTCCAACACAAGCTGCTTGCTTTTGTGTCGATGGAACTTTCAAGTGGAAAACGATGTGCTGAGTTAAAGGTGCTTAAAACCTTATGCACACACGATTCAATCCCGATTCAATCCCTTAATCAAGCAATGACACTCAAGCAAGTACAATCCATATTGCGCGTTTTAACGCTTGAGTTTCTGACCGATGTGGAAAAGAAACCCTATCAAAACATGACACTCATTACGCTTGAAAAAGATGTTATTAAAAAAAGTCAGTGCCTCACTGAAGCATTGACTCATCCAGAATTCTCTAAACACTTTATGGATGACTTGGATTATGCATTGTTACGACACACCACGCACTTTCACAATCACGATGAAGTAGGGTTTGTTGTTGGACAACAATACACTCGAAAGGATGCCAGTTGGCTTTTGAATTGGAATACAAACCAACAATCAACCATCTATGGATATAAAGTAGATAAAGCATCAAAAACCATTCCGATTTTTGTAACCTATTCAAAATCACACGATATTGTAGATTCAATTGATTATGACGATCACTTTTTAGACCGCGAACATTTCAATTGGATGAGTCGAAATAAGCGAACCCTTGAATCACAAGAAATTCAAAGCATCATCAATGCGCAGACACTGGGTTATACCCTCTTATTATTTGTGAAACGCAGTGATGGTGAAGACAAGTATTTCTTCTATTTAGGCACTTTATCCGTTTTGGATTATGAACAAACCACGATCCATGCAAACGGAAGTGACTTACCCATCGTCCGATTTACCTTTAAGCTCAATCAAATGATTAAAGATGATTTGTATTACTACTTTATTGAAGGGTGA
- the pyrE gene encoding orotate phosphoribosyltransferase — protein MNPSQQLAQQLLSIKAVSLSPNDPYTWASGLKAPIYCDNRVTLAFPNVRTLITKYLVELIKQNFESVDVIAGTATAGIPQAALVAHEMGLPMIYVRSSAKTHGKENKIEGKLNDGEKVVVVEDLISTGGSCIEVCKSINLAGGNVLGVVANFTYELEKGIKNFSDANIPFYTISNYTDLVTTAAQEGYVTHDDIEALTQWKENPEDWSKKRS, from the coding sequence ATGAATCCATCACAACAATTAGCACAACAATTACTCAGCATTAAAGCAGTATCCCTAAGTCCAAATGATCCTTACACATGGGCAAGTGGACTCAAGGCACCGATTTACTGTGATAATCGCGTGACACTCGCATTTCCTAACGTACGCACACTCATTACAAAATACCTCGTTGAATTAATCAAACAAAATTTCGAATCCGTGGATGTTATCGCGGGAACCGCAACTGCAGGGATTCCTCAAGCAGCCCTTGTTGCTCACGAAATGGGACTTCCAATGATTTATGTTCGTTCCAGTGCCAAAACACACGGTAAGGAAAATAAAATCGAAGGAAAACTCAATGACGGGGAAAAGGTTGTGGTTGTGGAAGATTTGATTTCTACAGGCGGTAGTTGTATCGAAGTATGTAAGAGTATTAATCTTGCAGGGGGTAATGTATTGGGTGTTGTCGCAAACTTTACCTATGAACTTGAGAAAGGGATTAAGAACTTTAGTGATGCAAACATCCCGTTTTACACGATCTCAAACTATACAGATTTAGTAACGACTGCAGCCCAAGAAGGCTATGTAACTCACGATGACATCGAAGCATTGACTCAGTGGAAAGAAAATCCTGAAGATTGGTCAAAAAAGAGAAGCTAA
- a CDS encoding NCS2 family permease, producing the protein MEKFFRLKENGTNVSTEVLAGLTTFFTMAYILFVNPSILSDAGLPAGGVYIATILAAVVGTTVMGLFANVPYAQAPGMGLNAFFAYTVVLKFGYTPYEALALVFICGLINIFITVTRIRKHIIKAIPETLQNAIGAGIGLFIAYIGLLNVGLINFDAGVPALVSFSSPNVLLFLCGLLITVLLMVKRVKGAMLIGIILTTIIGIPMGVVDLSAATQGVSYSSVFGEFKDIFGVALGSEGLGSLFTNHSFWSIFPIIFAFSLTDTFDTIGTFIGTGRRTGIFSEEDEKSLEEGKGFSSKMDKAMFADAIATSVGAIFGTSNTTTYVESAAGIEEGGRTGLTSMTVSVLFLLSIMAAPIIGVVPSEATAPALVVVGVLMSAACADIQWTDIRHAIPAFFTLMMTVLSYSISNGLAFGFIAYVVVEVALGNYKKVHPIVYISTILFIINFILS; encoded by the coding sequence ATGGAGAAATTCTTTAGATTGAAAGAAAATGGTACGAATGTATCAACAGAGGTATTGGCAGGTTTAACAACATTCTTCACAATGGCTTATATATTATTTGTTAACCCAAGCATTCTGTCAGATGCAGGTCTACCAGCGGGTGGTGTTTACATCGCAACAATTTTAGCTGCTGTTGTAGGAACAACAGTCATGGGATTATTTGCGAATGTTCCTTACGCCCAAGCACCAGGGATGGGATTGAACGCATTCTTTGCGTATACTGTCGTCTTGAAATTTGGTTATACACCATACGAAGCACTTGCACTTGTATTTATCTGTGGGTTAATCAATATCTTCATTACGGTAACACGGATTCGTAAACATATCATAAAAGCGATTCCTGAAACGCTACAAAATGCAATTGGTGCAGGGATTGGACTCTTTATTGCTTATATTGGGCTTTTAAATGTTGGTCTCATTAACTTTGATGCAGGTGTACCAGCACTTGTATCCTTTAGTTCACCAAATGTTCTATTATTCTTATGCGGACTTTTAATCACAGTACTATTGATGGTTAAACGTGTTAAGGGTGCTATGTTAATTGGGATTATCCTAACAACAATCATTGGGATTCCAATGGGAGTCGTTGATCTATCCGCTGCAACTCAAGGCGTAAGCTATAGTTCAGTATTTGGTGAATTCAAAGATATCTTTGGTGTTGCACTTGGAAGCGAAGGACTTGGAAGTCTCTTTACAAATCACAGCTTCTGGTCAATCTTCCCAATCATCTTTGCATTCAGCTTAACCGATACATTTGATACAATCGGAACCTTTATTGGTACAGGACGCCGTACCGGAATCTTCTCAGAAGAAGATGAAAAATCACTTGAAGAAGGAAAAGGATTCTCTTCTAAGATGGATAAAGCAATGTTTGCAGATGCTATCGCAACATCAGTGGGTGCTATCTTTGGTACATCAAACACAACAACCTATGTTGAAAGTGCTGCAGGGATTGAAGAAGGTGGACGTACAGGTCTTACATCAATGACGGTATCCGTATTATTCTTACTCAGCATTATGGCTGCACCAATCATTGGCGTGGTACCATCAGAAGCAACAGCACCGGCACTTGTTGTTGTCGGAGTATTAATGAGTGCTGCATGTGCAGACATTCAATGGACCGATATTCGCCATGCAATTCCAGCATTCTTTACATTAATGATGACCGTACTCTCATACAGTATCTCAAATGGTTTAGCATTTGGATTTATCGCTTATGTGGTTGTGGAAGTGGCATTAGGGAACTACAAAAAAGTTCACCCAATTGTTTACATCTCAACAATACTCTTTATCATTAACTTTATATTGTCATAA
- a CDS encoding flotillin family protein has translation MISFLSGYGLYAFIFVITLVVLIIVFTGYVKAPPDKAFIISGMRKNPKFVIGKASIKIPYLERKDELELSLVQVDIRTESSVPTREFINVRVDGVANVKVSSEPDALERAAQNFLNKDKTYIATIAQQVLEGNMREIIGQMELTQLVHNRDVFAQNVQESTAYELSNMGLSVINLTIQNFVDDNNVIENLGIDNVTKIQKEAAIARANSERDIKIAQSNANAEANSAEVRSQTDISVTQNALAIKRANLKAEADREQALSDAAYAISEQTARKQIEIETINAEIARTERQSEQKQMEIEVKERALRAEIEKQADAERYKAQQEAEAELYRRKAEAEARAFEVEREAIAEMKRAEAIREVGIAEAEVIRLKAQAQNQYNQASLSMKLLEQLPAVVGAAAEPLSKTEKIVMFGEGNAEKLVHDTVNASLGVIEGLKHSTGIDIPEIITEFVGTKAAIDASKKES, from the coding sequence ATGATCAGTTTTTTAAGTGGATATGGACTTTATGCATTCATATTCGTGATAACGTTGGTTGTTTTGATTATTGTATTTACAGGCTATGTGAAAGCACCGCCTGATAAGGCGTTTATTATATCGGGGATGCGAAAGAATCCAAAGTTTGTAATTGGAAAAGCGAGCATAAAAATTCCATATCTAGAACGAAAAGATGAGCTTGAATTAAGTTTAGTCCAAGTTGATATTCGCACGGAATCATCCGTTCCAACCCGAGAATTTATTAATGTTCGTGTGGATGGTGTCGCAAACGTGAAAGTAAGTTCTGAACCCGATGCACTTGAGCGTGCTGCTCAAAACTTCTTGAATAAAGACAAGACGTATATCGCAACCATCGCCCAACAAGTTCTTGAGGGGAATATGCGAGAAATCATTGGACAAATGGAACTCACGCAACTCGTTCATAATCGGGATGTATTTGCGCAAAATGTTCAAGAAAGTACTGCGTATGAGCTTTCAAATATGGGGTTGAGTGTGATTAACCTGACTATTCAAAACTTTGTTGATGACAACAATGTCATTGAAAACTTAGGGATTGATAATGTCACAAAGATCCAAAAAGAGGCTGCAATTGCACGCGCAAACAGTGAACGTGATATTAAAATTGCGCAATCGAATGCGAATGCTGAAGCAAACTCTGCAGAAGTTCGTTCGCAAACGGATATCTCAGTAACACAAAATGCCCTTGCGATAAAACGTGCAAACTTGAAAGCTGAAGCTGACCGTGAACAAGCGCTCTCAGATGCTGCATATGCAATTTCTGAGCAAACAGCACGTAAACAAATTGAGATTGAAACCATTAATGCTGAGATTGCACGTACAGAGCGTCAATCAGAGCAAAAACAAATGGAAATTGAAGTGAAAGAACGTGCCTTGCGTGCAGAAATTGAAAAGCAAGCGGATGCTGAACGGTATAAAGCACAACAAGAAGCCGAAGCAGAACTCTATCGAAGAAAAGCTGAAGCCGAAGCGCGTGCGTTTGAAGTAGAACGCGAAGCAATTGCGGAAATGAAACGTGCAGAAGCGATTCGTGAAGTTGGGATTGCGGAAGCGGAAGTTATCCGACTGAAAGCACAAGCTCAAAACCAATACAATCAAGCGAGTCTATCGATGAAGCTCTTAGAACAACTCCCAGCAGTTGTAGGTGCAGCTGCAGAGCCATTGTCTAAAACCGAGAAGATCGTGATGTTTGGCGAAGGCAATGCTGAAAAACTTGTCCACGATACAGTGAACGCATCTTTGGGTGTGATTGAAGGATTAAAACACAGTACAGGCATTGATATTCCTGAGATTATCACCGAATTTGTCGGCACCAAAGCTGCAATTGATGCATCGAAGAAAGAATCATGA